In one Candidatus Methylomirabilota bacterium genomic region, the following are encoded:
- a CDS encoding CocE/NonD family hydrolase, with product MSEFPDVKARTEIRDGMRITWHEAIPMEDGLVLRADVFRPIEDDRYPVIVSYGVYAKGLAFPEGYPHQWGKMIADHPEILQGSTNKYQNWETTDPERWVPHGYVVIRVDSRGAGWSPGFMDCNSAREIEDLYRCIEWAGTQPWCNGKVGMLGISYYASNQWRVAGMHPPHLAAIIPWEGQNDRYRDSGYHGGILSQFQERWAKHQVSAIQYGMGQRARKNPNTGESVAGPITLSDEELAKNRVNVYEELKKHPLDDEWHRSRSADLSRVTTPLLSCANWGGQGIHPRGNFNGFVDAPAAQKWLEAHGDSHWSLFYSAYGLDLQKRFFDYFLKGIDNGWDKTPRVMLNIRHPGEKFVLRAEREWPLARTRWTKLYLDPVGLALSPTPVARAGEVAYEALGNGVTFWLPPVEQETEITGPMAAKLFVSSSTRDADLFLIVRVFDPQGKEVTFMGSTDPNTPIANGWLRASHRRLDSLRSRPYQPYHPHDRVEPLTPGAVYECDVEIVPSCIVVPAGWRVALTVRGKDYEYEGELSEFARKFHYATRGTGGMTHDDPDNRPKDVFGGTVTLHAGGGRDAYLLLPIIPNAGGA from the coding sequence ATGAGCGAATTCCCCGACGTGAAGGCGCGCACCGAGATCCGCGACGGCATGCGCATCACCTGGCACGAGGCGATCCCCATGGAGGACGGCCTCGTGCTCCGGGCCGACGTCTTCCGGCCGATCGAGGACGACCGGTATCCGGTGATCGTCAGCTACGGGGTGTACGCGAAGGGCCTGGCGTTCCCGGAGGGGTATCCCCACCAGTGGGGGAAGATGATCGCGGACCACCCCGAGATCCTCCAGGGTTCGACCAACAAGTACCAGAACTGGGAGACCACCGATCCCGAGCGCTGGGTCCCGCACGGCTACGTCGTGATCCGGGTGGACTCCCGGGGCGCCGGCTGGTCACCAGGCTTCATGGATTGCAATTCGGCCCGAGAGATCGAGGACCTGTACCGGTGCATCGAGTGGGCGGGGACCCAGCCGTGGTGCAACGGCAAGGTCGGCATGCTGGGCATCTCCTACTACGCGTCGAACCAGTGGCGCGTGGCCGGGATGCACCCGCCGCACCTGGCCGCGATCATCCCGTGGGAAGGTCAGAACGATCGCTACCGCGACTCCGGCTACCACGGCGGCATCCTGAGCCAGTTCCAGGAGCGCTGGGCCAAGCATCAGGTCTCCGCCATCCAGTACGGGATGGGACAGCGCGCCCGGAAGAACCCGAACACCGGCGAGTCGGTGGCGGGGCCCATCACGCTGTCCGACGAGGAGCTGGCCAAGAATCGGGTGAACGTCTACGAGGAGCTCAAGAAGCATCCGCTCGACGACGAGTGGCACCGCTCACGCTCGGCCGATCTGTCGCGTGTGACGACGCCCCTGCTCAGCTGCGCCAACTGGGGCGGTCAGGGCATCCATCCCCGCGGCAACTTCAACGGCTTCGTGGACGCGCCGGCCGCGCAGAAGTGGCTGGAGGCCCATGGCGACTCACACTGGTCGCTCTTCTACAGCGCCTACGGCCTGGATCTCCAGAAGCGGTTCTTCGACTATTTCCTCAAGGGCATCGACAACGGCTGGGACAAGACCCCGCGGGTCATGCTGAACATCCGCCATCCCGGGGAGAAGTTCGTCCTGCGCGCCGAGCGCGAATGGCCGCTGGCCCGCACCCGGTGGACCAAGCTCTACCTCGACCCGGTCGGTCTGGCCCTGAGCCCGACGCCCGTCGCCCGCGCCGGCGAGGTGGCCTATGAGGCTCTGGGCAACGGAGTGACCTTCTGGTTGCCTCCGGTGGAGCAGGAGACGGAGATCACGGGACCGATGGCGGCCAAGCTCTTCGTGTCGTCCTCCACGAGGGACGCCGACCTGTTCCTGATCGTCCGGGTGTTCGACCCGCAGGGCAAGGAAGTGACCTTCATGGGCTCGACCGATCCCAACACCCCGATCGCCAACGGCTGGCTGCGCGCCTCGCACCGCCGGCTCGACTCCCTGCGCAGCAGGCCCTACCAGCCGTACCATCCCCACGACCGCGTGGAACCACTCACCCCGGGCGCGGTGTACGAGTGCGACGTGGAGATCGTCCCCTCCTGCATCGTGGTGCCCGCGGGCTGGCGGGTGGCGCTCACCGTGCGCGGGAAGGATTACGAGTACGAGGGAGAGCTCTCCGAGTTCGCCAGGAAGTTCCACTACGCCACCCGGGGGACGGGCGGCATGACCCACGACGATCCCGACAACCGGCCCAAGGACGTCTTCGGCGGCACGGTGACCCTGCACGCCGGCGGCGGGCGGGACGCCTACCTGCTGCTGCCGATCATCCCGAATGCGGGTGGGGCCTAG
- a CDS encoding thiosulfate oxidation carrier protein SoxY: protein MTRRALFRVLGMLGLVGTGGAVPLVAPRPAQAQQFGVHESVQDGLKRLFGSRPLQDGARTVTLEVPLIAENGAVVPVSVEVGAPMTAGKWVKHVYFVADKNRIPIIARATLTPEAGQALVGATVRLGETGDVRAIAELSDGTLLQVKREVKVTFSGCGG, encoded by the coding sequence ATGACCCGGCGCGCGCTGTTCAGGGTCCTCGGAATGCTCGGGCTCGTCGGGACGGGCGGGGCGGTGCCACTCGTGGCCCCCCGTCCGGCCCAGGCACAGCAGTTCGGCGTGCACGAGAGCGTGCAGGACGGGCTGAAGCGGCTGTTCGGCAGCCGTCCGCTGCAGGACGGGGCCCGGACGGTCACGCTGGAGGTCCCGCTCATCGCCGAGAACGGCGCGGTCGTGCCGGTCTCAGTGGAGGTCGGCGCGCCGATGACGGCGGGCAAGTGGGTCAAGCACGTGTACTTCGTCGCCGACAAGAACCGTATCCCGATCATCGCGCGCGCCACGCTGACCCCGGAAGCCGGTCAGGCCCTCGTCGGGGCCACCGTGCGGCTGGGAGAGACGGGCGACGTGCGGGCCATCGCCGAGCTCAGCGACGGCACGCTGCTCCAGGTCAAGCGCGAGGTGAAGGTGACGTTCAGCGGGTGCGGAGGCTAG
- a CDS encoding DUF222 domain-containing protein — protein MEIHSSIRIATDDRTAELDRLGDEIAELAAHLDAATARLLDLIREFDARGGWGNGFKSCAHWLAWRVGMDLGAARERVRVARALGGLPLLAQALARGELSYAKVRALTRVATAETEERLLAVGRAGTAEHVERIVRGWRKVDRQAEAQEAARRHRSRALHVYQDEDGMVVLRGRLEPEVGALVVQALTAAREALCQKARAMEQQRPAETDPSSADVPAGASSFYPDTSTLAQQQADALALLAETALHHGLEPGTPGEHYQVVVHVDAEVLADQDAPGQSVLEEGTRVSAETSQRLACDTSRVVMRHDQEGRLLEVGARTRTIPPALRRALQHRDRGCRFPGCGVRFGQGHHIRHWAQGGPTTLSNLTLLCRNHHRAVHEEGFQVDRGPDGTLRFRRPDGRLLPEAPEPAAAPANPVHVLRAGHIAQGLSIHARTSCPGWLGDHLDVGWAIDVLHPRALGEPPSSPPESVENVE, from the coding sequence ATGGAGATTCACTCGTCGATTCGCATTGCCACCGACGATCGCACCGCAGAGCTCGACCGGCTGGGCGACGAGATCGCCGAGCTGGCGGCCCACCTGGACGCCGCGACCGCCCGCCTCCTGGATCTGATTCGCGAGTTCGACGCGCGCGGCGGCTGGGGCAACGGATTCAAGTCCTGCGCCCACTGGCTGGCGTGGCGGGTGGGGATGGACCTGGGGGCGGCGCGCGAGCGCGTCCGTGTGGCGCGGGCTCTGGGTGGACTGCCGTTGCTGGCCCAGGCGTTGGCCCGCGGGGAGCTCTCGTACGCCAAGGTGCGGGCTTTGACCCGCGTAGCCACCGCCGAGACCGAAGAACGTCTGCTCGCGGTCGGGCGGGCCGGGACGGCCGAGCACGTCGAGCGGATCGTGCGGGGCTGGCGCAAGGTCGACCGGCAGGCCGAAGCTCAGGAAGCCGCACGGCGGCACAGGAGCCGGGCGCTGCACGTGTATCAGGATGAAGACGGCATGGTGGTCCTGCGCGGGCGGCTGGAGCCCGAGGTCGGCGCGCTGGTCGTGCAGGCGCTGACGGCGGCCCGGGAGGCGCTGTGTCAGAAAGCGCGCGCCATGGAGCAGCAGCGCCCCGCCGAGACGGACCCCAGCTCGGCCGACGTTCCTGCGGGAGCATCCTCCTTTTACCCGGACACGTCCACGCTGGCTCAGCAGCAGGCCGACGCCCTGGCGCTGCTGGCCGAGACGGCCCTGCACCACGGGCTCGAGCCCGGGACCCCGGGGGAGCATTATCAGGTGGTGGTCCACGTCGACGCCGAGGTCCTGGCGGACCAGGACGCACCCGGTCAGTCCGTCCTCGAGGAGGGCACACGCGTTTCCGCGGAAACGTCCCAGCGCCTGGCGTGCGATACCAGTCGAGTTGTGATGCGCCACGACCAGGAGGGCCGCCTGCTGGAAGTCGGCGCTCGAACGCGCACGATCCCGCCGGCTTTACGCAGGGCGCTCCAGCATCGGGACCGCGGCTGCCGCTTCCCCGGCTGTGGCGTGCGCTTCGGCCAGGGGCATCACATCCGCCACTGGGCTCAAGGTGGCCCAACGACACTCTCGAACCTCACGCTGCTCTGTCGCAACCACCACCGGGCGGTCCACGAGGAGGGCTTTCAGGTCGATCGAGGGCCCGACGGGACGCTGCGATTCCGCAGACCGGATGGCCGCCTCCTGCCTGAAGCGCCGGAGCCTGCCGCAGCACCCGCCAATCCGGTGCACGTGCTTCGTGCCGGACACATCGCGCAGGGCCTCAGCATCCACGCACGGACGTCGTGTCCAGGCTGGCTGGGGGACCATCTTGATGTCGGCTGGGCGATCGACGTCCTTCATCCACGGGCTCTCGGGGAACCCCCCTCATCGCCCCCCGAGTCCGTGGAGAACGTTGAATAG
- a CDS encoding GNAT family N-acetyltransferase, producing MPILIRRYRPDDAERLLEAARESVEQIFPWMPWARSGYSLEDSRAWIAHCEATWAQGVEYNFAIVDQDDRYLGGCGLNQLNRGHRVANLGYWVRTSARARGIATAAVPALADFAFRETDLARLEIVVAVGNAASHRVAEKSGAIREGLAHDRLHLHGRQHDAVVYALLRPRPHPHSG from the coding sequence GTGCCCATCCTGATCCGCCGGTACCGCCCCGATGACGCCGAGCGGCTGCTCGAAGCAGCCCGGGAATCGGTCGAGCAGATCTTTCCCTGGATGCCGTGGGCGCGTTCCGGATACTCGCTGGAGGACAGTCGCGCCTGGATCGCGCACTGCGAGGCCACGTGGGCTCAGGGCGTGGAGTACAACTTCGCCATCGTGGATCAGGACGATCGCTACCTCGGAGGGTGCGGACTCAATCAGCTCAACCGCGGGCACCGAGTCGCGAATCTGGGTTACTGGGTGCGCACCTCAGCCAGGGCGCGAGGTATCGCCACCGCGGCCGTCCCCGCGCTGGCCGATTTCGCCTTTCGGGAGACGGATCTCGCACGTCTCGAGATCGTGGTGGCCGTCGGCAACGCGGCCAGTCATCGGGTGGCGGAAAAGAGCGGAGCGATCCGCGAGGGGCTCGCCCACGATCGGCTACATCTGCACGGTCGGCAGCACGACGCGGTCGTCTACGCGCTGCTACGCCCTAGGCCCCACCCGCATTCGGGATGA